A single Candidatus Eremiobacteraceae bacterium DNA region contains:
- a CDS encoding ABC transporter permease has product MIQRVILDPFYRFFGYAGGVTMMLGDALRYAVTLQIRPSEVLRQAYFLGVESWPIIVLTSLFTGAVISLETAKAAVQNGFTEYVGSSVAYGTFRELGPLLTAVVFAGRAGAAIAASLGAMKVTEQIEAFQSMGVSPVKVLVTPRLIACIFTVPLLTVFADIIGISAGYYMAHWVAGIPQYTYFHSVQRGTDPSDFYNGLIKAAVFGAIVAIIACYEGFRAEGGADGVGRATTNAVVTAVILTFAFNFGLSYVLFR; this is encoded by the coding sequence ATGATCCAGCGCGTCATCCTCGATCCGTTCTATCGCTTCTTCGGATATGCCGGCGGCGTCACCATGATGCTCGGCGACGCGCTGCGCTATGCCGTGACGCTGCAGATACGGCCGAGCGAAGTGTTGCGCCAGGCGTACTTCCTCGGCGTGGAGTCCTGGCCGATCATCGTGCTGACGTCGCTGTTCACCGGCGCGGTCATCTCATTGGAGACGGCCAAGGCCGCCGTCCAGAACGGTTTCACCGAATACGTCGGCAGCAGCGTCGCCTACGGCACGTTCCGCGAACTCGGTCCACTGCTCACCGCCGTTGTCTTCGCAGGCCGAGCCGGCGCGGCCATCGCGGCCTCGCTCGGGGCGATGAAAGTCACCGAGCAGATCGAAGCGTTTCAATCGATGGGTGTGAGCCCCGTGAAAGTGCTGGTCACACCGCGCCTCATCGCGTGCATCTTTACGGTGCCGCTGCTGACCGTCTTCGCCGACATCATCGGCATCAGCGCCGGCTACTACATGGCGCACTGGGTCGCCGGCATTCCGCAATACACGTATTTCCACTCGGTCCAACGTGGGACCGACCCGAGCGATTTCTACAACGGCCTTATCAAGGCGGCGGTCTTCGGCGCGATCGTGGCGATCATCGCCTGCTACGAGGGCTTTCGCGCGGAAGGCGGCGCCGACGGAGTGGGGCGGGCCACGACGAATGCGGTGGTCACCGCCGTGATTCTCACCTTCGCGTTCAACTTCGGGCTCTCGTACGTGCTCTTCCGATGA
- a CDS encoding MlaD family protein — translation MARSRSSQRGASPSAQQIRVGIFTLLGLVAAFLVFVYISDIGQRARGYPIAIHFKDVGGLQEGASVVVSGVAVGDVTRIRLLPDQTVLAEAAINKGARIYRESTFTVESTLTGQSTLSIKPPLDLAHATVLQAGIPENPDDAPWGVLPPTIGDLVSESQVQLKSLEKTIAMLNVEMPQIAHRFNDVAAHTDHLITNADANFTAFSASLNVTMAQLNRVINLSGNNIVDLTGNLNALVGNNSQRIQQLVDALSDTAKNLNTTMANFAAITG, via the coding sequence TTGGCCCGATCCCGCTCTAGCCAGCGCGGCGCAAGCCCATCAGCGCAGCAGATCCGGGTCGGCATCTTCACGCTGCTCGGCCTGGTGGCCGCATTTCTCGTATTCGTGTACATCAGCGACATCGGTCAGCGCGCGCGCGGCTATCCGATCGCGATCCACTTCAAAGATGTCGGTGGCTTGCAAGAGGGCGCCTCGGTCGTCGTCTCCGGCGTCGCCGTCGGCGACGTCACCCGCATCCGGCTCTTGCCGGACCAGACCGTGCTCGCCGAAGCCGCGATCAACAAAGGCGCGCGCATCTACCGCGAATCGACGTTCACCGTCGAGAGCACGCTCACCGGGCAATCGACGCTGTCCATCAAACCGCCGCTCGACCTCGCGCATGCCACCGTGCTGCAAGCGGGCATCCCGGAAAATCCGGACGACGCGCCCTGGGGCGTGCTGCCGCCGACGATCGGCGATCTCGTGAGCGAGAGCCAAGTCCAGCTCAAGAGCCTGGAGAAGACCATCGCGATGCTCAACGTCGAGATGCCGCAGATCGCGCATCGCTTCAACGACGTCGCCGCGCACACCGATCATCTCATCACGAACGCTGACGCGAACTTCACGGCGTTCTCCGCATCGCTCAACGTCACGATGGCCCAGCTCAATCGCGTGATCAACCTCAGCGGCAACAACATCGTCGATCTCACCGGCAACCTCAATGCGCTGGTGGGCAACAACTCGCAGCGCATCCAGCAGCTCGTCGATGCGCTCTCCGACACGGCCAAGAACCTCAACACGACGATGGCCAACTTCGCGGCGATCACCGG
- a CDS encoding ATP-binding cassette domain-containing protein: MSGLNLAQGLFAGPPLPADDIAIRLDRVALKYDEKIVLSDCSVDCKRGQVTGIIGLSGAGKSTILRVINGLRHADAGAVYIDGENITGWNEHELIEMRKKMGFAFQYSALFDSMTIAENVAYPLWEHTRMTKAEIDRRVSETLEALGLSDVENSLPGELSGGMQKRAGFARAIVNDPEIILFDEPTSGLDPIMTHIIVTTIKSIQERLKATSVVVSHDLRSIYALSDTVAMLFEGTIIESGTVNEIRRSPNPIVQQFLQGSELGPIPL; this comes from the coding sequence ATGAGCGGGCTCAATCTCGCGCAAGGCCTGTTCGCCGGGCCGCCGCTGCCGGCCGACGATATCGCCATTCGGCTCGACCGCGTCGCGCTCAAGTACGATGAGAAGATCGTGCTGTCGGATTGCTCGGTCGACTGCAAGCGCGGCCAGGTGACCGGCATCATCGGACTGTCCGGGGCCGGCAAGTCCACCATTTTGCGCGTCATCAACGGTTTGCGGCACGCGGATGCGGGCGCGGTCTACATCGACGGCGAGAACATCACCGGCTGGAACGAACACGAGCTGATCGAGATGCGCAAGAAGATGGGGTTCGCGTTCCAGTACTCCGCTCTGTTCGACTCGATGACCATCGCCGAAAACGTGGCCTATCCGCTGTGGGAGCACACCCGCATGACCAAGGCCGAGATCGACCGCCGGGTGTCCGAAACGCTTGAGGCCCTCGGCCTGTCAGATGTGGAGAACAGCCTGCCCGGCGAGCTGTCCGGGGGCATGCAAAAACGGGCGGGGTTCGCGCGCGCAATCGTGAATGACCCGGAAATCATCCTCTTCGACGAGCCGACTTCGGGGCTGGATCCGATCATGACGCACATCATCGTCACCACGATCAAGAGCATCCAGGAGCGCCTCAAGGCCACCTCGGTGGTGGTCTCGCACGACCTGCGTTCGATCTACGCGCTCTCGGACACGGTCGCGATGCTGTTCGAAGGCACGATCATCGAGTCGGGTACGGTCAACGAGATCCGGCGCTCGCCCAACCCGATCGTCCAGCAGTTCCTACAGGGGAGCGAACTTGGCCCGATCCCGCTCTAG